The Phaseolus vulgaris cultivar G19833 chromosome 5, P. vulgaris v2.0, whole genome shotgun sequence genomic interval aatatctaatttaaattaataataattaattattttttatttttaaattttttatttatttaatgattttattataatgtttacagtttaagatttaaataatatttttatttttaaggttttgatggttttttttatgtttatagaaTACTTTTTTCTCCATATCactaatgttattttataacaaattaTTGGATAACCTTTATAGTGTAATTGAAATATTCtatccaaataaaaatattaacaatttaataaatttaaattatcttataaataaaatatttaaaaattaaataatttaaattaaaaacaatccaaatccaatatatatttaaattgaaaatttggaagtaattattttaattcctTATTCAATATTTCGACACTTAAAAATCTTCGTGTTCCTAAGATTCTTCCTCTAAATGTACAATTTTATACCAGATATAAATCTGGCAAGTGCAAAGATGGTGATGAtaactatttataatttttattttcttgatatatttaatatagtttcatattatttagaaataaaaaataatttatatattttttactcttttaatttatcaaaatgtattttaaaaacaaaattatgatgaaaaaaaatattgggaTGTTTTTTCTTCACATGAATCaatcatattttttacattttccgATATTTTAGACAAGCTTTCGAGTTTGGAGTCTCCTTCAATCGTCGAATAGCTCTTTCCCTCAAATTTTATCTGATCACGTCTTaagtattttatttaaacaaaatctTAACTTGTGAGCTTTTTAACACcgaatgaatttatttaatataaaattgcaaggaaatatattaaaagaattaaaaataatttattttcagatATTTATACAAAATACTTTTAATCTCTACTTGCTTCTACTAGTTTATTgtagaaataaaaagaaagaaagaaattttaaaataaagataaaaatattttttaataaatatgaaaaaaaatgatcTTACATTAAACTTGTCCCACAAACATTAATaggttttttaaatttaaataactttatttcCTTAAAATAGAGCATAGTTTCTTTTCACCACATGTCTTAAAAGAAAAAGGTATTTTGGTTCTATTTGTGTGTTAACACGATTTTGAGCGATTTGAAATCTGAGTAAGGGGCCAGCTGCATTTAAGTCTCTGAGTAAGGGGCCAGCTGCACATGGATGCACTCAATTCTGGTTTGACAGAAAGAAGAACTTCCTAGATTTTTCTTTCACTCtatacaaaatatgaaaatattttttttattttctttatttcattttttaaaatagtttttaattatgtaattcatatattttagattaaataattcataagtaaaaaaatttatggaTTATATGGATTATAAttcgaaagttaaaaaaaatttgggattataattcaaaagttaaaataaaaataaaaattatgtaatccaaaaattaatcataaataattatttatatgaaaaaaaattaattacataactgaaaaattaattacataactgaaaaattaattacaaattcaaaaaaaaaattaaattatataatctaaaatattagaaaaacatAACCGCACGGTCTGTCACATTAATTACACACTGACATTTTCCTATaaatataatgttatttaaatttaaatagaatggacaaagttaaaataaattatatggaGGAATAAGTTGTAGGAAGATTTCAATCCTATCCAATGAATATTATTCATTTGGAAAGAAAGGTAAACAATGTTGATATTTGTTTTTTACAATTTATGAGGAAAGAGTGATGAAAGGGGAAGAAATAATCAATTTCCTTTTTTAAAATAGTGTAGTGATTTGTAGAGAAAaccttataatattattttttactttttcaaatAACTATGTCATTCCATCGTATTAAtatttctaaacaatattttaattactgaaaataatatttttaatatattagaataatattttaatttaaaataattgtaatttataaataattaatcaaatcatttttcaataacttttataaaaataaatatataaatttacattttcatcaattaaaaaaaaatataatttcaaacaTACCCATTAAATTACttacaaatttttataaattttctctAGATTTTTTATTCAATCTATCTTAATCCAAACATCATAAAACTTTTTATAATTACTATTTCAAATTCACTTTCTCAATAGCTCTTAATccaaagaaaagataaaaattgtAGTATATTACTTGTAACATATAGACATGACTCCAATGATAATTTAAGAATTACAAAGAATGGTTGGAAGTGGTGATAACTTTTGTTGggaaaaaggttttgaagaaaccgtGTTCACTCCAACTTTGATttacaataatttattattaaactttttagaaaaaaaatgaaggtCGTTATTTTAGTGTAAAAATAATCGATAAtctctaactattttttttattgaagttgactttagtttaattttttttattttatataaaatcataatttttggcttaaaaataaaaagaaaattgtgtAAAAATTTATGATGAcataaattaaaagtattttattattttacatatttaaatatgtgaataattaaaaaataaaatacatagaaaaacatttttgtaCTCCTCCCCGGATAACTTGTTCTCGTAATCAATCTTACATTATGAAATATTGTAACAAAAATGTATAACTAAAAATTATCTATACGTTATAATTATACTTTtgagttaaaattaattgtatTAAATAGTTATCTCTAAGATTACTTTTGATTTTACAagaattaaattttgtatttatttataaacttttagaTTCTCTAATATCAATTTTATTGAAAttctatattatataatatgtaaaaaataaataaatatatttttatttaaaaaatgcataaaattaaaataaatatatttttactcacaactttattctaaaaaaattaaataaataaaaatattaaaaattaaattgttgcATAAACCAACtaaattattaaacaaattGTTATTGAACGAAGTTGGAACCCAGAGAACTATTGAGACTGCTTCTCTCCTTCTTTGGTCGGACGATTGGATAACACTTCACTTCCTCTCCAAACAAGCTCCTTCCTTCTCTCTACTCGTTCCACCTCTCGATCTTCTTGTAACCCAGACTCGGATGGTACTTGCAGaatgcactccaacgctcaagtcagttttAGTATTCGACACTTGGTAGTCAGAGCACTGTATGATGACGTACCTGATTACGAAAAATTCACGCGACATTAGTTTTAAcagtaaacacaacacaaatcAAGACATAATCACATTCAaaccagacattagtaagctccatcttttgagcttcctccataacatgtataactccataaaactcaacaactaTAGTAGtctaaacttcaagaaacacagaaAAAGAACCAATAAATTCTTCCATACTCCCAccgaaaatacctccacaagtagcaagtcTAGGATACCCCTATCagccccatcaatgttaattttaacccagcctggtgaaggaaactctcatctaacaggaataggacgaagaactttaccactacgagtattaatatcaaaaaacttaatcatgtTGAAATTCAACATATCATTATTCATTAAAGCTTTTGACGAATTTCCCattagacaagttaaatctttaattactgaaatagccctagaaatctcaatcttatcctgaaatctagcctAATTCCTCTTACGCCATATcttccaaatagaaaaagttatcacaataagcttaatcaatttaattcactcttaataaaagaaagaagataatccttattagagaaatgagaagaaaaatcTGTCGAATCCAACTTCAAATATGCAAAACATTATAACATTCAAAAATAAAAGCTGAATATATATTCCtcatgtttttcacaaagcgtacacataaaacatatatacaaacctttattcttaatATGTTGATATGTAAGAAGCCGCCCTTTCCAGGTATTCAACCTCTAAGTATTCAACCTCTAAGATTGAGTTAAAAGTTCATAGATAAAGTTTTTTTGTGGGTATTAGAAGTTTTTGATAGTTCATTGTCCAAAGATTCTTTCAATGGCAACTCATTTTTTCTACAccgattttaaaaattttacattatttatttacatttttttttttaagtatacaAGTCaagtatattttttcttctcGAAATCATTGTGAAACAATGTAACATCTTCCGAGGTAAGAGACAACTAAATAACAATAACCAAATACTTTAAGAAAGATACCACtagtattattatataaaagtgACAAGTCAATCCATGACTTAAACAGGAGAAAAAATTCCCttatatttagattataaatttcaGATACCTCAACACCACAATTTCATATATAAAACTTTCCCATTCTGCAGATAATCTATCACTCTCTGAGGAATCTCAAACCTCTAGAAGACAAGTAATAGTGCAATAGTTCTAGTCTCTTACACTCCCAATGGCCAACCAAGAACATGATCTCCCTCTCTATGAAAAAGTTTGGCTCAAACGCACATTTCAAAGAGTCATAGACACCTTCATTTTATTCCTCCTCCTCTTGCTTCTTAGTAACCGAGTTTTCTCATCCAACACCTTCACTTTCCCATGCTTCCTCCTTGCTTTCATATGCGAATCTTGGTTCACCTTCAATTGGATTGTCATTCTCAACTCCAAGTGGAGTCCTGCAATCACCATTACTCACCCAGATCGTCTCTTGCAAAGGTACATAATAACACAAAGCAATTGGTGCTTTCTGTTTTGAATCTGGTTTCCTATTCCAATCAATTTTTTCCCTTCTTCTAGTACTTCCAGAAGTTGCTACTTGGTAAATGCTTATTCTTGGTTTTTAGTGACATTCATATGATGATCATACAGTACTTGTACATTAATTCTTTTAATCTCAATAGGATTCAAGAGCTTCCACCAGTGGACTTGTTTGTTACAACAGCAGACCCTGTACTTGAACCCCCCATTATCACAGTCAACACTGTTTTATCTCTTCTAGCCCTTGATTATCCTACAAACAAGCTAGCTTGCTATGTTTCTGATGATGGCTGTGCTCCTCTTACTTTCTATGCCCTTGTGGAAGCCTCCAAATTTGCTAAGCATTGGGTTCCTTTCTGTAAGAGGCATAACATACAAGTGAGAGCACCCGCCAAATACTTCTCTGATGTTACCATATACAAAAATGAAGACTCACTTGAATTCAGACAAGAATGGTTACAAATGAAGGTAACTGCAATAACCTTGCCCTGCATTATTAAGATTAGGAGATGTATAATATGTTTGAACTTCCAAATACTCTGACAATGAACTACAGAGTTATTTGTCTTTTTGTATTTTGCAGGAGATGTACGACAATCTAAGCCATAAAATAGAAGAGGTGACTCACAAAACAATTCCATCCCAACTTGATGGAGAATTTGCTGTTTTCTCAAATACAGAACAAAGAAATCATCCAAGCATAATTAAGGTGACAGAAATATCATGATTCTTAAACTACATAGAAATTAatgttttagaataaaaaagtatcttaataattaatgttataAGAAACAGAAAAAGCTTCAGTAGAGATATTTTCACGAACTATGTTGGCTACCATAATTTATAAAACATACGAAAATGTCAGAAGTGTTATATCATAAATCTATTTACATTACCATTTCTATTCTTTCCTATTTAGATTACCCATTTTACTTCTTTTCTGAGATGAAAAAGTAAATCTTCCACCATACGAACATGTTTTCAAACAGTCAAATTTTACATACATCTTTCTAATATCTATTCCTATGGAAGTTTCAGTGCTTGCATTGCACGtctaaaaacaaaaaagcaCTTATTTACATTACGTATGAACAGGTTATATTAGAAAACAAGGAAGGTCTCTTTGATGGGTTGCCTTACTTAATCTATGTATCCAGAGAAAAGAGACCTCAGTACAATCACAATTACAAAGCCGGTGCTATGAATGTCTTGGTAATTTTGTTAACCGATTTCATGAAATTTTGATTCTCATTCTTTCAAGTTAACCACAAATGTAATTTGAATTAATAACTGATACTTGCAGACAAGAGTCTCTGGATTGATGAGCAATGCCCCCTTTATGTTGAACGTAGACTGTGACATGATTGTGAATAATCCCAAGATTGTTCTACACGCTCTGTGCATTTTGATGGATTCACAAAAAGGGAAAGAAGTTGCTTTCGTTCAATGTTTTCAACAATTCATCGATGGAATAAAAGATGACCCTTTTGGAAATCAGATGGTGACTGCATTTGAGGTGTTTTACAGCTTTAAATAAGCTTCTAAGTTTACTCTTTactataaatcaattttaagtttaattcaacaTTATAAAAGTTATGGTGAgattatatactataaaatgtttCGTTATCTAATCGATATGGATCCCAACACTTTTCATTAGTGAAATTTATGAACCAAGGAGCTTTGTAAACcaactttttcttgttttgtctTATGCAGTACATAATACAGGGCATAGGTGGACTTCAAGGACCTTTCTATGTAGGAACAAACACCTTCCATAGAAGAAACACTATTTACGGTCTTTATCCTCATGAAATTGAAACCATTATAAAAGGTCTTTCTCTTAACCAATGCACAAAATCTCTTAATTCAATATTATATCTCAAAGTTTGCTTTGGATTGAAAGTTTTTATTATGCAAAATTTTGTGTCAATCCAAAACTATTTAATGCTTAGTTAATGAACACATGcaatacatatttttaaaataaataacaaatacaAGGATAGTTTGGTTGTTGATTCCTAAATAGTGGATCCAACAcatgtttattattttgtatcttctgcaggaaaatcagaagaaaatatattaatacaacAATTTGGAAGCTCAAAAGAGTTCATCAAATCAGCAGCCCATGTTGTGGGAGGGAATGGATATTCAGCTAATGATATTACTCCTTCCAACTTTATTGAGGCAGCAACCCAAGTTGCTAATTGTGAATATGAATGTGGCACTTTCTGGGGTAAACAGGTacataacagaaaaaaaaaagtatacctTTTAGATAACAGTAAACCATTTTTTGCACAAATGAAGTCTTGTTAACTACAATTTTGGAAACTCTAGTTGGGCTGGTTGTATGGATCAATCTCAGAAGATGTACCAACAGGGTTGAATATTCACAGAAAAGGTTGGAGATCAGAGTGTTGTACCCCAGATCCAATTGCCTTCACAGGATGTGCTCCTGGAGGATTACTCTCTACAATGATACAACAAAAGAGATGGGCCTCAGGCCTTACTGTAGTCTTTTTTGGAAAGCATTCTCCTCTTATGGCCATGCTCTTTGGTAAGATCCAATTCAGGACATGCTTGTCTTATTTTTGGCCTACAATCTGGGGCTTGCGTGGTGCATTCCTAGTTTGCTATGTTGCTGTAATTGCATATTGCATGATTGCCAACACCAGTATCTTTCCTCAGGTTTGATTCAAATTCCAATCCAAGTTTAATATATATGCTATGCTAGACAATACAAAGgattcttaattttgttttgttccAGGGACTTGGCCTTTGGATTGCAATTTCTCTTTTTGTGATTTACAACATACATACTCTATTAGAGCACCTTACAATTGGGTTGTCTATAACAAATTGGTGGAACAATCAAAGAATGTGTGTAATGAGAACCACGACTGCATGCTTTATTGGATTTTTGAGTGCTATGCTTAAGCTATCAGGGATTTCAGATACTGTGTTTGAAATAACAGAGAAGGAACACACAACTTCTGATGCTGATGGAAACAATGCAGATGCTGGAAGGTTCACGTTCGACGAGTCTCCAGTTTTTGTGGTAGGCACGACGATTTTGTTGGTGCATTTGGCAGGCATGGTGATAAAGTTATTGGGGTTGCAACCAAGTGATAGTGGAAATGGGAGTGGAATAGGAGAGTTCATTTGTAGCACATATCTGATAGTGTGTTACTTTCCATATTTGAAAGGATTGTTTGGCAGAGGAAAATATGGGATTCCCTTAACCACCATTTGCATGTCATCCGTGTTTGCATTAGTCTTTGTGCAACTTTGTAGAAGTAATATTATGAGTTGATAGAGTTGAACTTTCTCTTGATATGCTTctcatattttctttattatgtgtttattaTTTCTGAAGTTTGGTTCACTAAGCAAGTCTATTAGAAGTTATCTTGTTGAGAACCATGTCGTTTTGCTTTGTGTTATATCCCTCTCTCTCCTTATGTTCTGTTTCCTTCTCCCTTCTTCTTTCGCTGCCATGCATAAAAGTATTGGGAATATGtaatatttctacttttaactcttataattaaatatttaatatatatatatatatatatatcttgcATTTTATCTagataaaatattgaaaaataaataaataaaatttaaaaagtattacgattaaagaaaataaaaatgataaaaagaaaTTCAATGCAATATTTTTCCAACATAATGTATtagaattatattatttaaaaatattttcttttaaaaatcaaagagaaaataaaaaggtaataagtataattttaaaaaggtagtaataaaaataataataaaaagtataaatttcaataatgttaatttatatatatatatatatatattatataactaaGCTACGtaactttataaatatatatacgtTGGAAACATAGATATGTTAATTATATTGCATAATAATAGTACTTGTTTCTTAAC includes:
- the LOC137835561 gene encoding cellulose synthase-like protein H1 gives rise to the protein MANQEHDLPLYEKVWLKRTFQRVIDTFILFLLLLLLSNRVFSSNTFTFPCFLLAFICESWFTFNWIVILNSKWSPAITITHPDRLLQRIQELPPVDLFVTTADPVLEPPIITVNTVLSLLALDYPTNKLACYVSDDGCAPLTFYALVEASKFAKHWVPFCKRHNIQVRAPAKYFSDVTIYKNEDSLEFRQEWLQMKEMYDNLSHKIEEVTHKTIPSQLDGEFAVFSNTEQRNHPSIIKVILENKEGLFDGLPYLIYVSREKRPQYNHNYKAGAMNVLTRVSGLMSNAPFMLNVDCDMIVNNPKIVLHALCILMDSQKGKEVAFVQCFQQFIDGIKDDPFGNQMVTAFEYIIQGIGGLQGPFYVGTNTFHRRNTIYGLYPHEIETIIKGKSEENILIQQFGSSKEFIKSAAHVVGGNGYSANDITPSNFIEAATQVANCEYECGTFWGKQLGWLYGSISEDVPTGLNIHRKGWRSECCTPDPIAFTGCAPGGLLSTMIQQKRWASGLTVVFFGKHSPLMAMLFGKIQFRTCLSYFWPTIWGLRGAFLVCYVAVIAYCMIANTSIFPQGLGLWIAISLFVIYNIHTLLEHLTIGLSITNWWNNQRMCVMRTTTACFIGFLSAMLKLSGISDTVFEITEKEHTTSDADGNNADAGRFTFDESPVFVVGTTILLVHLAGMVIKLLGLQPSDSGNGSGIGEFICSTYLIVCYFPYLKGLFGRGKYGIPLTTICMSSVFALVFVQLCRSNIMS